Part of the Pseudarthrobacter sp. NBSH8 genome is shown below.
AGGCAACTAGCAACAACAGCTTCAACGAAAGGAAAGCACTATGGCGCGACTCAACATCGGGGCCGACGACCTCGTCGACAACCCGACCCCGCGCGTACCCGTCTCGCTCTGCCTCGATACCAGCAGCTCGATGAGCGGCCCGCCGATCCAGGAACTCGTCCGCGGCGTCAACCTCTTCTACGACGCGATCGACGAAGACGACGACGCTCATGACTCAGCCGAGATCAACATCGTCGAGTTCAACTCGTCCGCGGGCCTCGTCCATGACTTCGCGAGCATCGAGCGGCTGCGGCGGATCTCGGCCTTGACCGCGAGCGGCACCACCGCGATGGGGGCCGGTGTTAACCTCGCCCTGGACACGCTCGAGAACAGGAAAGCGACCTACTCCGGCAGTGGCGTCCTCTACTACCAGCCGTGGCTGGTGCTCATGACCGACGGCGCGCCGACGGACAACATCGACTC
Proteins encoded:
- a CDS encoding VWA domain-containing protein; amino-acid sequence: MARLNIGADDLVDNPTPRVPVSLCLDTSSSMSGPPIQELVRGVNLFYDAIDEDDDAHDSAEINIVEFNSSAGLVHDFASIERLRRISALTASGTTAMGAGVNLALDTLENRKATYSGSGVLYYQPWLVLMTDGAPTDNIDSAVRRVVDLVEAKKLTVFPIGIGGGADMKTLARFSPNRPPLRLDGLKFKEFFEWLSRSVARVSRSTPGDTVKLDLEGLAGWAEL